Below is a genomic region from Azospirillum sp. B510.
TCGACGAGGCCTCCCGCAACGCCACCGAGAGCAGCATCCATTCCTTCATCGTGGCCTTGTCGATCGCTGGAGGCGGTTGCGCGTTCTGTCTCCTCATCGCCTACGGCATGTCGCGGCACGGCATCAGCCTGCCGATCCGCCGCATCGTCGCGGTGCTGGAGCGCTTGGCGGCCGGCGAGACCGCGGTCGAGGTGACGGGGGACGGGAGGCGGGACGAGGTCGGCATCATCGCCCGCACGGCGAAGATCTTCAAAGAGAACGCCATCGCCAAGCAGGCGTTGGAGGCCGAGCAGGCCGCGCGGAAGGTGCTGGCCGAAACGGAGCGGCGGGCGGTGATGAACCATATGGCCGAACGGTTCGAGAGCTCGGTCAAGAACGTCGTGAGCCGGGTTTCCGGAGCGGTGGCGCAGATGCAAGGCAACGCGGAGCAGCTTTCCGCGATGGCCGGACAGAGCAAGGCCCAGGCGTCGGCCGTCTCGGGAGCGACCCGCGAGGCGTCGGCCAATGTTCAGACCGTCGCGGCCGCCACCGAGGAGATCTCCGGCTCCATCGCCGAGATCGGCCGTCAGGTCGCGCGGTCGTCCGAGGTCGCCCAGCTTGCCGTCGGCACGGCCGAGGGGGCCAGCGCCTCGATCCAGACGCTGGCCAACCAAGCCAGCAGCGTGGGGGAGGTGGTCAAGCTCATCACCAACATCGCCAGCCAGACCAACCTCCTGGCGCTCAACGCGACCATCGAGGCCGCTCGTGCGGGAGAAGCCGGCAAGGGCTTCGCCGTCGTCGCCAACGAGGTGAAGAATCTCGCGACCCAGACGGCGAAGGCGACGGAAGAGATCGCCGGACAGATCGGCGGCATGCAGCAGGCCACCGGCCAAGCGGTGACCGCGATCCGCGAGGTCGCCGGCATCATCGGCGAATTGAGCGAGATCGCGACCAGCGTGGCGGCGGCCATGGAAGAGCAGGATGCCGCCACCAAGGAGATCGCCCGCAACGTGCAGGCGGCGGCGCAGGGGACCCAGAATGTGTCGACCAACATCGCCGGGGTCGAGCAGGCGGCCGGCGTGACGGGGCAGGCGGCGGCGGATTTGCTCGGTGCCGCCCGGGCCTTGACCGGGCAGGCGGACGCCCTGTCGCACGAGGTCGAACGCTTCCTTTCCGAGGTGCGGGCGGCCTGACCTTGGATCGCGGAACCGGGCGCCGTCGGTGGACGGCGCCCCAGCCCCTCACTTCGCCCCGACCTCGTGACCGGCCAGCAGTTCCAGCGCGCGGAGCATGCCGGAATGGTCCCAGGCGGCCCCGCCCTGGGCGGCGCAGGCGTTGAACAGCTGCTGGCAACTGGCGGTGTGCGGCAGCGACAGGTTCAGCGCCTTCGCCCCGCTCAGCGCCAGGTTGAGATCCTTCTGGTGCAGCTCGATGCGGAAGCCGGGGGTGAAGTTGCGGTTGATCATCCGCTCGCCATGGACCTCCAGGATGCGCGAGGAGGCGAAGCCGCCCATCAGCGCCTGACGGACCTTGGCCGGATCGGCGCCGGCCTTGGAGGCGAACAGCAGGGCCTCGGCCACCGCCTCGATCGTCAAAGCGACGATGATCTGGTTGGCGACCTTGGTGGTCTGGCCGTCGCCGTTGCCGCCGACCAGCGTGACGTTCTTGCCCATCTTCTCGAACAGCGGCTTGACCGTGTCGAAGGCTTCCTGCGGGCCGCCGACCATGATGGTCAGCGAGGCGGCCTTGGCTCCGACCTCGCCGCCCGAGACGGGGGCGTCGAGATAGGCGCAGCCGAGATCGTTGATGCGCTTGGCGTAGTCCTTGGTCTCGATCGGCGAGATCGAGGACATGTCGACGACGATCTTGCCCGCCGACAGGCCGGCGGCGACCCCCTTGTCGCCGAACAGGGCGGCGCCGACATGGGGGGTGTCCGGCACCATGGTGATGATGACCTCGGCCGCCGCCGCGACCTCCTGGCCCGACGGGCAGGGAATGGCGCCCTTGGACGTCAGCTCGGCCGGGACCGGCTTGAGGTCGTGGACGTAGAGGGTGTGACCGGCGTCCAGCAGGTGCCCCGCCATCGGGGTGCCCATGATGCCGAGACCGATGAAACCGACCTTCATGACTATGGTCCTTCTCTTTGAATTTGGGGGGCGTCTCAGGCCTGCGCCGGTTCGGTCCTGTAGGGGGCGAGCCAGCCGAGCCCCTCGGTCGTCGTCGTCTTCGGCTTGTATTCGCAGCCGACCCAGCCGCCGTAGCCGATGGCGTCCAGATGCTTGAACAGGAAGGGATAATTGATCTCGCCGGTGCCGGGCTCGAAACGGCCGGGATTGTCGGCCAGCTGGACATGGGCGATGCGGGCGAGGTTGGCCTCGATGGTGCGGGCCAGATCGCCTTCCATGATCTGCATGTGGTAGATGTCGTATTGCAGGAACAGGTTGCCGGAGCCGACCTGATCGATCAGGTCGAGCGCCTGTTTCGTCCGGTTCAGGTGGAAGCCGGGGATGTCGCGGGTGTTGATCGGCTCGACCAGCAGCTTGATCCCGGCCCCGGCCAGCGCGTCGGCGGCATAGGCGAGGTTGCCGACCAGCGTGCTCTGCGCCGTGGCGGCGTCGGCGCCTTGCGGCAGGATGCCGACCAGGCAGTTGACCTGTTTGCATCCCAGCGTGCCGGCATAGTCGATGGCGCGGGCGACGCCGTCGCGGAATTCCTGCACACGGTCGGGCAGGATGGCGATGCCGCGTTCGCCGCCGCCCCAATTGCCGGCGGGCAGATTGTGCAGGACCTGGGTCAGGCCATGCCGGCGCAGCTTCTCGGCCAGCGCATCGGCGGCGAAATCATAGGGGAACAGGTACTCGACCCCACGGAAGCCGGCATCGGCCGCCGCGGCGAATCGGTCGAGGAAGGGATGCTCGTTGTAGAGCATCGTCAGGTTGGCGGCGAATTGCACCATGACCGAACTCCGGGTTACGCGACTTGGCCGCCGGGAATGGCGGGGCGGCCCTTGGGGTGGGAGCTTGACCGCCGCGCAGGCCCTTGAGCCAGTTCGCCGAACGGCTTTTCCACCCAGCGGAAAGCGGGAAGCGCGAACGGTTTGGCGCCGCCGGGCGGTCGCGGAATGGAGTTGACGCATACGTCACCCTGGACTAGGCTTCGCGGCACGGATCATCCGTATCCCCAGCGCCGCCAGAAGCGCAGCCGTCACGCCCGGAGGAGACTTCCGTTGAGCCTGCCCGCCTCCCAGCCCTATCCGCATCTGCTGGCCCCCCTCGACCTCGGCTTCACGGTGCTGAGGAACCGGGTGCTGATGGGATCGATGCACACCGGGCTGGAGGACCGGCGGCGCCACTTCCCGCGGCTGGCCGCCTATTTCGCCGAGCGGGCGCGCGGCGGGGTCGGGCTGATGGTGACCGGCGGATTCTCGCCGAATGTCGAGGGGTGGCTGTCGCCCTTCGGCTCCACCCTGGCGCGGCATGGCGCGGCGCGGGCGCACCGGGTCGTCACCGACGCGGTGCATGCCGAGGACGGCAAGATCGCGCTGCAAATCCTGCATGCCGGCCGCTATGCCTACAGCCCGCTGTCGGTGGCGCCGTCGCGCATCAAGTCGCCGATCACCCCCTTCACCCCGCGCGCCCTGACCGCGCGGGGGGTGGAGCGCCAGATCCGCGCCTATGTCCGCTGCGCCGAGCTGGCGCGCGAGGCCGGCTATGACGGGGTGGAGGTGATGGGGTCGGAAGGCTACCTGATCAACCAGTTCCTGGTGACCCACACCAACCAGCGCACCGATCAATGGGGCGGATCCTATGAGAACCGCATGCGTTTCCCGGTGGAGATCGTGTCGCGCATGCGCGAGGCGGTCGGGCGCGACTTCATCATCATCTACCGCCTGTCGATGCTGGACCTGATTCCCGATGGCAGTACATGGGAAGAGGTCGTGCAACTGGCCCAGGCGATCGAGAAGGCCGGGGCCACCATCATCAACACCGGCATCGGCTGGCACGAGGCGCGGGTGCCGACCATCGCCACCAGCGTGCCGCGCGCCAATTTCGCCTGGGTGACGGGGAAGCTGAAGGGGGCGGTGTCGATCCCGCTCTGCACCACCAACCGCATCAACACGCCCGAAGTCGGTGACGCGGTGATCGGTGGCGGGCTGGCCGACATGGTGTCGATGGCGCGGCCCCTCCTGGCCGACCCGGACTTCGTCGCCAAGGCGGCGGCGGGCAGGCCGGAGGCGATCAACAGCTGCATCGCCTGCAACCAGGCCTGCCTGGACCATATCTTCTCCGGCAAGACGGCGAGCTGTCTGGTCAACCCGCGCGCCTGCCACGAGACGGAGCTGGTGATCGCCCCCGCCACGCGGCGCAAGCGGGTCGCCGTGGTCGGCGCCGGCCCGGCCGGGCTCGCCTGCGCCACCACCGCGGCGGAGCGCGGCCACGAGGTGCATCTGTTCGACGCGGCCGACGAGATCGGCGGCCAGTTCAACATGGCCAAGCTGATCCCCGGCAAGGAGGAGTTCCACGAGACCTTGCGTTATTTCCGCCACCGTCTGGCCGAGACCGGGGTGGCGCTGCATCTCGGGCGGCGGGTGACGGCGGATGAGCTGACGGGGGCCGGATACGATGCGGTGGTGCTGGCGACCGGGGTGGTGCCGCGCGACCCGCGGATTCCCGGCCAGGACCACCCGAAGGTGCTGACCTACATCGACCTGCTGCGCGGCGCCAAGCCGGTCGGCCGCCGCGTCGCCGTGGTCGGGGCGGGCGGCATCGGTTTCGACGTCAGCGAGTTCCTGGTGCATGAGGGGACGTCGCCCAGCCTGGATCCGGCGCTGTGGCGGGCCGAATGGGGTGTCGCCGATCCGGCCGAGGCGCGTGGCGGCGTCGCCGGCGTCCGCCCGCACCTGACCCCGCCGGCCCGCGAGGTCGTGCTGCTCCAGCGCAAGGCGAGCAAGCCGGGTGCCGGGCTGGGGAAGACCACCGGCTGGATCCACCGGGCGCAGCTGAAGATGAAGAACATCGAGGCGCTGTCCGGGGTGAATTACGAGCGCATCGACGATGAGGGGCTGACCATCAGCTTCGGCGAGAAGCGCGAGCGGGTGCGGACGCTGGCGGTCGACAGCATCGTGCTGTGCACCGGACAGGAGCCGCTGCGCGTGTTGCAGGCCCCGCTGGAGGCCGCCGGCATCGCCGTCCACCTGATCGGCGGCGCCGATGTCGCGGCCGAACTGGACGCCAAGCGCGCCATCGCCCAGGGCACCCGGCTGGCGGCGGGGCTGTAGGGACTTTCCGAGTCAGGCGGACTGTCCGGCCTCTGTTTCGGCCCGCTCCGGTAGACTCACCGGCCGAACAGCGGGACACGGGCGAGATGGCGCTCGATGGTCTCGCGCGCCTGCGCGTCATAGCCGAAATCGCCCTTGTTCACCCGCCAAGCGTCAAGAATGGTGGTCCGGGCTTGGTCCACCCACGAGGCCATCAGGCTTTCCTCGACCCCGACCTTCCGGGCCATGCTCCGGAAGGTGGCGTCGGTCACATCCTCCCACCGCTTCGATCCGCCGAGATTCAGGGCCAGCTTGTCTTCAGGGTGATACTGGATGGTGGAGACCAGATCATAGGCAGGGGAAAGAGTGGCGTTGATGCCATCTGGATAGATCAGGGTCCAATTCTTATGGTGCATGTCGCCATTGCCGGAGGCGATCATGAACATGACGCGGCGGACATATTGTGGAAGGTCTTTGTTTTTTCCTAGGGCATTGATCAGTCTTGCCAAGGTCTCGTAATTGTATTTCGAGTATTTCTGATCCGGGTACAAATCCAGAATTTGGGCGAAATCCTCCATATGGACCCGCGAGCCTGGGGCCGGGCGGTCGAAACGGCGGATCGCCAGGGCGAAGGGTTCGGCGAAATCGCGATAGGACGACGGCAGACCCGTTATGTCGGCAATCGGAACGAGGTCGATTTCGGGGATGGCGATTCCGCTGGCCTCGGCCCATCGCATGGTCGCGTATTCGGTCTGCGGAACAGTGCGGAAGCGGCTGTCCGGCAGCTTGACGATCCAATCGCCGCCGCGACCGGTAACCGGGATCGTCAATCCGCGTTCGGAACGGCGGGCGGAAAACTTCAATTGCACTCCGGCCAGAGAGAAATGCCAAGTCTCGCCGCTTTCCGTCCCTTCCTGCTCCATCGGATTCCCATCGTCCGACCATGCGCCTTCGCTGCCGTCAGGGACGATGCGCACCGCACCTGGCAAATCCTCACCGAGATGACGCAGCAGCGGAAACTGCCGTGTGGCGGGCACACCCGCCTGTTTCGCGATCAAATCGCGCAGAACGCCTTCGGGAAGCAGGTTGGAGAACCAGGGAGGTACCCGGGCGCGGGTGCTCCAGACCTTGTCGGGGTCGTCCAGGAAGATCTGGCCCAGCACCGGCCGGGGATAGGCCTGCTTGTAGGTCTCCAGCAGGCGGAACTCGCTGCCGTCGGTGGCGCCGAGTGTGAGCCGGCCGACCGGCAGGTCGCCGAGCAGAACACTGAGAGACCTGACCATCACGCGTCCTCGTCTTCCGCCACCAGCGCCGCGATGGATGGCCGGTCGCTCTCTTCCCAGCGGGCGTGCCGGGCGAAGAACAGGTCGCAATGGCGTTGCAGGAAGGCGGTCCTCGTCCTCAGGAAGCCGTCGCTGTCGCCGTCGCGCAATGCCCGAGCGGCAGCTTCCGGGACGCCATGGGAAGCCAGCACGTCCGGATCCCGCATCTCGGTCAACCGTTGACGCAGCCTGGGGCGATGGGGATGAATCAGGCGATTGGCGAGGGATTGGAAGGCTTGGTTTGCCGCACCATTCCGCAAGAAAATCGGAGGCATGGAGAAGTCCACTTCCTCCGCCCCGGCCTCCTGATCAATACTGATGAGTTGGCCGTTGTCCAAATCCCGTGGCCTCAAGTCCAGCATGGCGAGCGCCAGCAGCTTGCCGGCGGCGAAGCGGAAATTGAAAGAGCCATCGACATTCGGTAAAGCGTCGGGGCGGCCCGTCATCAACTCCAGCAGCCTCTGCACGGAGGCCTCTTCGTTCCCTTCCATGATCAGGTCCAAGGTCGCTCTGGTGGACACGGTGTCCCCGCGGTGGGTGCCGGTCAGGGCTCCGCGCCATACCCAGCGTTCAAGCAGCTGCCTGGATCGGGTTCCGGGATCCGGGTAGAGATGGAAGAACTTGCCCAGCAATACGAAGGGCTGCTTGTAAGGCATGAGGTCGTAGCGTGGAATTCCAACATCATTCTTCAGGAACTGGATGACCCGTCGCGCAACGTCAGCCGTGGTCCGGTAGGCCCGTTCCGCATCGGCATCGTCCAAGCGGATCGGTCCCTCGCCCTTGCCCTCGATCACGTCCCTGCCTTGCAGCACGCGCAACAAGCGGTACAGCAACTTTTCCTCGACCAACCCGAACCCCATGGGAGCCAATTCCAAAACGATCTGCCGGAGAGAGGCGGGACGACCTTGGCTGCGCGCTCCATTCAGGGCGTCGAACACCTGTTCCTGTCCGAGCGGATGGCCGCTGGAGTTGGTACGGCCGAAGATTTCCCGCAGGGTTTGCTCTTGGTTGGTGCGCACCAGATAGGCTGGGATTTCATAGTCGCGAATCCGCCTGCCCACGGTAATGGCTCTCTCGCGCCGTTCGGGCTGATCGGATGTGTGTTGGAACAGCCACTGCATCAACCGTTCCGGGTCGAGCACCTCGGTCATCGGAAGGTAGCGGGAGGGATCCGCCGCACG
It encodes:
- a CDS encoding methyl-accepting chemotaxis protein, translating into MFSASRLMRVDTLYSNMIDNEVKGAVAALRASRAINAIGGLAYALIVDRDPQHLKNTTKELDIRLPRVRQFLADAREAMPGTASKVDEFLKDFSVLEGKLQDVKAAVLANEHDKALVIMKRDLDPGLVKLRDAMNKYSEAATAIVDEASRNATESSIHSFIVALSIAGGGCAFCLLIAYGMSRHGISLPIRRIVAVLERLAAGETAVEVTGDGRRDEVGIIARTAKIFKENAIAKQALEAEQAARKVLAETERRAVMNHMAERFESSVKNVVSRVSGAVAQMQGNAEQLSAMAGQSKAQASAVSGATREASANVQTVAAATEEISGSIAEIGRQVARSSEVAQLAVGTAEGASASIQTLANQASSVGEVVKLITNIASQTNLLALNATIEAARAGEAGKGFAVVANEVKNLATQTAKATEEIAGQIGGMQQATGQAVTAIREVAGIIGELSEIATSVAAAMEEQDAATKEIARNVQAAAQGTQNVSTNIAGVEQAAGVTGQAAADLLGAARALTGQADALSHEVERFLSEVRAA
- the glxR gene encoding 2-hydroxy-3-oxopropionate reductase; translation: MKVGFIGLGIMGTPMAGHLLDAGHTLYVHDLKPVPAELTSKGAIPCPSGQEVAAAAEVIITMVPDTPHVGAALFGDKGVAAGLSAGKIVVDMSSISPIETKDYAKRINDLGCAYLDAPVSGGEVGAKAASLTIMVGGPQEAFDTVKPLFEKMGKNVTLVGGNGDGQTTKVANQIIVALTIEAVAEALLFASKAGADPAKVRQALMGGFASSRILEVHGERMINRNFTPGFRIELHQKDLNLALSGAKALNLSLPHTASCQQLFNACAAQGGAAWDHSGMLRALELLAGHEVGAK
- the hyi gene encoding hydroxypyruvate isomerase, which translates into the protein MVQFAANLTMLYNEHPFLDRFAAAADAGFRGVEYLFPYDFAADALAEKLRRHGLTQVLHNLPAGNWGGGERGIAILPDRVQEFRDGVARAIDYAGTLGCKQVNCLVGILPQGADAATAQSTLVGNLAYAADALAGAGIKLLVEPINTRDIPGFHLNRTKQALDLIDQVGSGNLFLQYDIYHMQIMEGDLARTIEANLARIAHVQLADNPGRFEPGTGEINYPFLFKHLDAIGYGGWVGCEYKPKTTTTEGLGWLAPYRTEPAQA
- a CDS encoding NADPH-dependent 2,4-dienoyl-CoA reductase, which encodes MELTHTSPWTRLRGTDHPYPQRRQKRSRHARRRLPLSLPASQPYPHLLAPLDLGFTVLRNRVLMGSMHTGLEDRRRHFPRLAAYFAERARGGVGLMVTGGFSPNVEGWLSPFGSTLARHGAARAHRVVTDAVHAEDGKIALQILHAGRYAYSPLSVAPSRIKSPITPFTPRALTARGVERQIRAYVRCAELAREAGYDGVEVMGSEGYLINQFLVTHTNQRTDQWGGSYENRMRFPVEIVSRMREAVGRDFIIIYRLSMLDLIPDGSTWEEVVQLAQAIEKAGATIINTGIGWHEARVPTIATSVPRANFAWVTGKLKGAVSIPLCTTNRINTPEVGDAVIGGGLADMVSMARPLLADPDFVAKAAAGRPEAINSCIACNQACLDHIFSGKTASCLVNPRACHETELVIAPATRRKRVAVVGAGPAGLACATTAAERGHEVHLFDAADEIGGQFNMAKLIPGKEEFHETLRYFRHRLAETGVALHLGRRVTADELTGAGYDAVVLATGVVPRDPRIPGQDHPKVLTYIDLLRGAKPVGRRVAVVGAGGIGFDVSEFLVHEGTSPSLDPALWRAEWGVADPAEARGGVAGVRPHLTPPAREVVLLQRKASKPGAGLGKTTGWIHRAQLKMKNIEALSGVNYERIDDEGLTISFGEKRERVRTLAVDSIVLCTGQEPLRVLQAPLEAAGIAVHLIGGADVAAELDAKRAIAQGTRLAAGL
- a CDS encoding type II toxin-antitoxin system HipA family toxin; translated protein: MVRSLSVLLGDLPVGRLTLGATDGSEFRLLETYKQAYPRPVLGQIFLDDPDKVWSTRARVPPWFSNLLPEGVLRDLIAKQAGVPATRQFPLLRHLGEDLPGAVRIVPDGSEGAWSDDGNPMEQEGTESGETWHFSLAGVQLKFSARRSERGLTIPVTGRGGDWIVKLPDSRFRTVPQTEYATMRWAEASGIAIPEIDLVPIADITGLPSSYRDFAEPFALAIRRFDRPAPGSRVHMEDFAQILDLYPDQKYSKYNYETLARLINALGKNKDLPQYVRRVMFMIASGNGDMHHKNWTLIYPDGINATLSPAYDLVSTIQYHPEDKLALNLGGSKRWEDVTDATFRSMARKVGVEESLMASWVDQARTTILDAWRVNKGDFGYDAQARETIERHLARVPLFGR
- a CDS encoding DUF262 domain-containing protein → MKIEVRMVDNRNSMAGDDIESLDRRPEARAFKVEDLLGELRRGRMRIPSFQRGLRWDRSDAAKLLDSLWRGYPIGNLLFWETSAEAGEVTFGTVRVGGGARSDALWVVDGQQRLMSLARVLLAPEPDRDDFALYFDLDERTFLAPPKDRAADPSRYLPMTEVLDPERLMQWLFQHTSDQPERRERAITVGRRIRDYEIPAYLVRTNQEQTLREIFGRTNSSGHPLGQEQVFDALNGARSQGRPASLRQIVLELAPMGFGLVEEKLLYRLLRVLQGRDVIEGKGEGPIRLDDADAERAYRTTADVARRVIQFLKNDVGIPRYDLMPYKQPFVLLGKFFHLYPDPGTRSRQLLERWVWRGALTGTHRGDTVSTRATLDLIMEGNEEASVQRLLELMTGRPDALPNVDGSFNFRFAAGKLLALAMLDLRPRDLDNGQLISIDQEAGAEEVDFSMPPIFLRNGAANQAFQSLANRLIHPHRPRLRQRLTEMRDPDVLASHGVPEAAARALRDGDSDGFLRTRTAFLQRHCDLFFARHARWEESDRPSIAALVAEDEDA